Proteins encoded together in one Fluviicola sp. window:
- a CDS encoding HAMP domain-containing sensor histidine kinase translates to MNRKTINTVIILGILSLLSVLSIQLFWIHKTNEAQRLTVQIQEREDSLNLKQFSERAHIALRDVLEQINTKDDISANLYGAVKQIRPNYFSVDIEEELHPYYLEQLLKREFDNQSLNQDFVYGIYDCYSDSIVFGNLIKYTKDSSYSVTKNDSVGKTSNQLKWKNDGHYFTVLFPNVSSDSIEVEKTDFYPWFYLVVLLLLLFLFFVFTLNVILKQKRLSEVKTDFINNMTHELKTPISTIGLSSELLLRGNFKEDPDRLHRYAEIIYKENKRLENQVERVLNVAKMDREKLTLKKESCSIHDLILEAKESFDINQTDQGGEIELLLDAQRETLMMDEVHITNVIYNLLDNAVKYCNTVPHIDIRTWDDQQYFYLSITDNGIGMKREDLKMIFDKFYRVPTGNLHDVKGFGLGLYYVKLIVEEHGGTIQVKSQPGKGTTFQLRFPLK, encoded by the coding sequence TTGAATCGCAAAACGATCAATACCGTTATTATCCTTGGAATACTCTCTTTGCTGAGTGTTCTGAGCATTCAATTGTTTTGGATTCACAAAACGAATGAGGCGCAGCGCTTGACAGTCCAGATCCAGGAACGCGAAGACAGTCTGAACCTGAAGCAGTTTTCAGAACGGGCACACATTGCCTTGCGTGATGTATTGGAGCAGATCAATACGAAAGATGATATCAGTGCAAATCTTTATGGTGCGGTAAAACAGATTCGTCCGAATTACTTTTCGGTAGACATTGAAGAAGAATTGCATCCGTATTACCTGGAACAGCTGTTGAAACGGGAATTTGATAATCAAAGCCTCAACCAGGATTTCGTTTACGGGATTTATGATTGTTATTCGGATTCCATAGTTTTCGGGAACCTGATCAAATACACCAAGGATTCCTCTTATTCCGTAACGAAAAATGATTCCGTAGGGAAAACTTCCAATCAGTTGAAATGGAAGAATGACGGGCATTATTTTACGGTACTTTTCCCGAATGTCAGTTCTGATTCCATTGAAGTAGAGAAAACCGATTTTTATCCCTGGTTTTACCTCGTAGTGCTTTTGCTGCTCTTGTTTTTGTTCTTTGTATTTACATTGAATGTGATCCTGAAACAAAAACGCCTTTCGGAAGTGAAAACGGATTTTATCAATAACATGACGCATGAATTGAAAACGCCGATTTCAACGATCGGTCTTTCCAGTGAATTGCTTTTGAGAGGAAATTTCAAAGAAGATCCGGACCGCTTGCACCGCTATGCCGAAATTATTTACAAGGAAAATAAACGCTTGGAAAACCAGGTGGAGCGCGTGTTGAATGTGGCTAAAATGGATCGCGAAAAGCTCACGTTGAAGAAGGAATCGTGCTCTATTCACGATTTGATCCTGGAAGCCAAGGAAAGTTTTGATATCAATCAGACCGATCAGGGCGGTGAGATCGAATTGTTGCTGGATGCACAGCGAGAAACGCTGATGATGGACGAGGTGCATATCACAAATGTGATTTACAATTTACTCGACAATGCGGTTAAATATTGCAATACCGTTCCGCACATCGACATTCGTACCTGGGACGATCAGCAATACTTTTACCTGTCGATTACAGATAACGGAATAGGGATGAAACGCGAGGATCTGAAGATGATCTTTGACAAGTTCTACCGGGTTCCGACCGGGAATTTGCACGACGTGAAAGGTTTTGGTTTGGGGCTTTATTACGTGAAACTGATTGTAGAAGAGCACGGTGGAACGATCCAGGTGAAAAGTCAGCCGGGGAAAGGAACAACCTTCCAGTTGAGGTTTCCTTTGAAATAA